Below is a window of Flavobacterium sp. CFS9 DNA.
ATGAATGGCGTAGAAGTATTGATGCATGTTTATCTATTATTGTTTTTGGCTACTTTTTTTTTCGCCACGAATTTCATGAATTTTTGCAAATTAATTTGTGCCAATTCGTGAACTCGTGGCGAACCGGCAACAGCATTTAAAATCAATTTAATCCTTTCAATCTGGCAAAACGTTACATAATCTTTGTTTTATTTCTGGAGCTAAAAGCGGTTAAAAGTAAATAACTTATGAGACCTGCTGAGAGCGCTAAAACGGATGCTAAAATAAGACTTCCCACGATATATTGTGTTGCATTTTTTTGAATATCGTCGAGTGTAACCGAACCATTTGCCGTTAGCATAACATCGTTCGAAACAAAGTAACTTCCCATTTTTAGAGATCCGTAAATGACAAACGGAATGAAAGGGGGGAAACTCACATTTGAAGCCAGAAAAGCAATCACTTTGTTAAGCTTAAATAAGGTTGCAAAAGTTAAAAGCAGAATGGTCTGGAAACCCCAGAAAGGAGAAATTCCGATAAAAATCCCCAAAGCAATTGCTGCCGATTTTTTGAAATTGGAATCACTGCTTTCTAAAATGTCTTCGAGAAAGAATTTTTTAAAACCTTTTTTTTTTGCTTTTCTAAAAAAGTCTCTGGGTTTGATGTACAGCAATGCGCAAACGACCAAAACCGTATTTAGTATACTGATGCGGGTAAAGTCTTTAAACGGACGAAAATGAGAAACGCGTTCAGCAGGATCGTACAGAATTTGAACAGGAATATTTTTAACCACAATACCTTTCCAGGCAGAACGAACGATTACTTCAATTTCGAATTCAAATTTATTGGTGTAAAATTGTTTCGGAATGAGCTTCAAAGGATACAGTCGGTAACCGGATTGAGTATCATCGAGTTGAATTCCGGTTTCAAATTTAAACCAGAAATTAGAAAACTTATTTCCGAAACTGCTCTTTTTGGGAACATTTTCCTGAGTCATATTGCGGCTCCCAATCAATAACGAATGAGGTTGGTTTTGAATCTCGGCAATAAAATACGGAATATCGGCAGCAAAATGCTGTCCGTCTGAATCAATTGTAATCGCGTACTCAAAATCTAACTCGATTGCTTTTCTGAAACCATTTCGTAAAGCTCTTCCTTTTCCCAGATTTTTAGGATGATGAATCTGAGTGCATTGCGAATAGTGTTTCAGAATTTCAGAAGTTTCATCAGTCGAACCGTCATTAACAATAATGACATTTGAAGTGAAATCTAAAACAGAATCCAACACTCTTTTCAGCGTTTTGTGATTGTTGTACGTTGGAACAATCACACAAAAACTTGTAGCGTTTAGTAATTCCTGCTGTGGTAAAGTAGGTTTCATGAGTTTTTTTTCCTTTATCTACTTGGCAAATTGCTTCTCTTTTTCAGAGAAACTTTTTGATTGTAAAACAAAGTTTTTTAGATATTCTTTTAAAGCGGCACTTTGCTCAGCGTAATGAT
It encodes the following:
- a CDS encoding DUF2062 domain-containing protein, which translates into the protein MKPTLPQQELLNATSFCVIVPTYNNHKTLKRVLDSVLDFTSNVIIVNDGSTDETSEILKHYSQCTQIHHPKNLGKGRALRNGFRKAIELDFEYAITIDSDGQHFAADIPYFIAEIQNQPHSLLIGSRNMTQENVPKKSSFGNKFSNFWFKFETGIQLDDTQSGYRLYPLKLIPKQFYTNKFEFEIEVIVRSAWKGIVVKNIPVQILYDPAERVSHFRPFKDFTRISILNTVLVVCALLYIKPRDFFRKAKKKGFKKFFLEDILESSDSNFKKSAAIALGIFIGISPFWGFQTILLLTFATLFKLNKVIAFLASNVSFPPFIPFVIYGSLKMGSYFVSNDVMLTANGSVTLDDIQKNATQYIVGSLILASVLALSAGLISYLLLTAFSSRNKTKIM